The genomic interval TATATGATTAATATGTCAATATACATTTGCATTAATCTAAAAATAATATTTTTCCATTTTTTAGTAATAATTTTGAAATTCTCTGCATATAAATATCATAGTAGGGGAGTTTTTTGATAATGTACTAATTTGTCTGCTTCTTCATAAATTATGCAAAAAAAACTTCTCACAGCACAATATTCGCCAAACTCTACATCAAATAAAATCTTAATATTTACCTAACCTAATACCAAAATAGAGCTTACTTTTATTAAAAAGTAAGCTCTATGTTTTATACTTCAATCTTATTTTATAATAATTATTACGCTTGGCTTGCCCAATCTGCTGGATAAGTTACATAAATGAATCTAGCATAATCTGGAACTGAGAATTGAATCTTTGATCCTTTAGGTATTAAAATGATTTCACCAGCATCTGCTGAAATCTTTCTTCCATCTATTATTATATCTAAATGACCTTCTATAACATAATCAATTTCATCATAGTTTAAAGTCCAATCAAAAGTAGTCTCTTTCATTTCCATTATTCCAGCGCCTAGTCTTGGACTTTCTTCTAATGTAAATAAATCCTTAGTATAAACTACATCTCTTGGGTTTCCAGTATCTAATCTATTGGATTCATCAACCTTAACTGTTGGAAGCTTAATTGACATTATTCCACTTTTGTCTTTATTTCTTATAAAGTCAACTGAATCATTATTACCTGCTCCAGCAAGCTTTTCTTCAATTATTTGTCTTACTAGTTTTTCTAATAATTCCTTACTTATGTTTTCCATAATTATTTAGCCTCCTCTATTTTTCCTAAAGTTTTCTTTGCTATGAACATTGCAAGAATAACCGCTGTGATACCTCCAACTAATTTAGCAACTATCATAGGGAATATCATTTCTGGATTAAAACCAGCTGTAAATCCTAAGTGGTCTCCTAATACGAAAGAAGCTGATACTGCAAAGGCAACGTTTATTATTTTTCCTCTGTCATCCATGTCTTTTAACATTCCAAACATTGGGATATTGTTTGCTAAACTAGCAATCATACCAGCTGCAGCTATTTCATTGATTCCTAATATTTTTCCAAGTCCCATTAAAGGTTTCTTAAATACTTTAGTGATTATATAAACTAGTGGGAATGCTCCAGCTAAAACTATAGCAATATCTCCAACTATTTCTATACCTTCACTTATAGGATTCATTCCTGGTATTATTACTATTCCTGTTAAAGCTTCTATAATAGCAGCTGCTAAAGCTAAAGTTATAATTATAACAACTATCTTACCAAAAATATTAAATCCTTTTATCATAGCTTCTTCTGCAAAGGCTAAGCCTATAGCTATTAAAATTGCAAATATTATTATTGGAACTAAGTTTTTAAGAACCATCATTGCTGGGAATCCTGCTACTAATCCTCCAACAAAAGCTCCTACTGGTATAGTTATTATTCCTGCTAAAATTCCTGTTGCTAAGAATTTATAGTCTTTCTTTTCTATAATTCCTAAAGATACTGGAATTGTAAATACTATAGTAGCTCCCATCATAGCTCCTATGATTAAACCACTAAACATTCCTGCTTGTGGATCTTGTGCTAAGCTAGCTGCAAGTGGTGCTCCCCCCATATCATTTGCAAGTATTGAACCTGCAAACATTGCTGGGTCCGCTCCTAAAGCATTAAATACAGGTGTTACTATTGGTCCTAAAACAGAAGCAAGTACTGGTGCTAAGCATATAACTCCAACCATAGCTAAAGCTAGAGAACCCATTGCCATTATACCTTCTTCAAATTGTTCACCTATTCCAAATTTGTTTCCTAGGCATTTGTCTATAGCTCCTAAAGCCATACATGCAACCATAATATAAACGATAATTTCATTGATAGACATTTCTCTTCCCCCTTATTCTCAAAATATGGACTTAATTATTTTTCATAAATTTATTTAATTAAATTTTTTGCTATCTCACTATGTACAAAAGGAATTATAGAAACATTTATAATGTCCTTTTCTTGTAAAATAGCTTGTCCTTCTCTCATTCCATTTTCTACACTACTTAAATCTCCTGAGACTATATATACAAGCTTTCCACCAATTCCAAAAGCCAGTTGAAGCTTAACTAAATTAACCTCACTGCTTTTTAATGTTTTATCTAGGGCTAATATACCGGAAGAAACCTTTCCCGTTTCCATTATTCCAATTGCTTTATCCTCTATGTTTTTTTGAGAATATTTTCCCTTAAGAGCATTTATTATGTCATGGTGAATAGAGTTTATAATAAAGCTTCCAACTAAATATTTCTCTCCAAGTTTTTCTCCAAATTCTATGGCTTCCTTCACCTCTCCAGCATCTCCATTAACAATTAAAAAGAATTTCCCAGGACAAATACTTTTAAGGTAAGAAACCTCTACAAAAGCTTTCTTTACAACCTCATTTGAAACCTCAATGCCTTTGCTGATACTTCTAAATTCTAAAGCTCCTATACTTTTTTTCATATTAATCCTCTTCAATATCTATAGAATCTACAATACCTACTATGGCAGCATCTATAGGAACTTCTCTATTTCCAATTGATTGTCTTGCAGCACCACCCTTAGTTATAAGAACAATATCTCCAATTCCAGCACCAGCATTATCAGCGGCTACAAACAAGCCCTCTTTTTCCTTATCTTTACTTATAAGAAGCTTAACTATTAAAAACTTTTGTCCATTTAGTTTTTCATCTTTTCTAGTTGCCCACACATTTCCTACTACTCTTCCTATTTCCATAATAATTCACTCCCAATCATCTTATTGCCACTTTCCCTAAATACTTTAACCCTTTTTAAAGGTTGTTTATTTTAAATATGGATGATTCTTAAGTTTAATTAGCTTCATAAACAAAAATCATCCATATTTTAAAGAGTTAAGCTACTCTAAGAAAGCACAACATTTAAATTATTTATGCGAATATAATCCTTTGCTAAGGGAGTAATTATAGCTTTTTTATCAACTATTAAGGTTCTTACTCCATTTATGTGAGGCTTTCTTAGATCACTTTCTGATACTAATTTCTTATTTGAAAGATTTATTGTGAACTCATCTGCAATAGCAGTAGTATCTAAGTCCTTTTTTCCTTCAACCTTATTTTCACTACATAAACAAAGATTTTTACTTATTTCTTCTTTAATTCCACTAAAAGAAACTTTTTCATCCTTGCTTTCTATTGAAATCCTATTTAAATCATCTATAACTTCTATGCCATAAGCTAGAAGCTCTTCCTCAAACTTAATATATTTATTGTATAAAACTTTTGGAGCCGTATTTTTGTATTTTCTATACTCAATACCATCCTCAAGAATATAAACTTTCTTACCTTTTAAAAGCATTTCTAAAGCAAAATTTTCTGCCTTTGTTGTACATGTTCCTTGAGCTATGTTGCTAAGTCCCTTAATACAAAGCTTTGATATAAGTAATATGTCGCAATCTTTGCATTCTGATGTTAATGGATTAATATCAAATCCTTTTAAGGCTTCTCTGTAGAAACTTACATTACTCTCTCCAATTACAACAATGGATTTTCTCTTTTCTAAAGAATTACTTTTACTATTTTCCTCTTGAATTCTCTTGTATATTTCATCTACTAAAAATTCAACTAACTTTTCATAGTCCATATTATCCTTACCCCCTTTCATTTAGAGGCTTCCTCTCACTTACATTAGCTAAAATATTATTTAAATACTCCTAAGATTTTAGGTAGTTAAACTATATAATCCTTTACAAAAGCTTAATATACTAAATTAAGATAACTCTTTAAAACTTCTATATCATTAAATTAGTATAAAGCTTTCTAAAGCATAATTAACTTTTAACTTAATGTATAAGCTTAATATCTTAAATTATTATTTTTCATCTTTTCCAACAATTAAGGCAAAAGTTCCCTTTGAAAATCCGCAGGCATTTGCTTCATCATAATCAATATGCATAAATGTTCTGTAATCTTTGCTAACTCTTACAATTACATCATCAAATATTAAAGGTCTTTTCCCTAAAACCTTAACTTTTACGCTTTCATTGTTACTAACACCAAATTTTATTGCATCCTCTGGTGTCATGTGTATATGTCTTTTAGCAACCATTAGCCCTCTATTTAATGCTATAGAAGCTCTCTCTGTTGAAATTGTTATTTCTGGAGTATTCTCTAAATCTCCACTTAATTTAACTGGAGGTATAGATCCTAGTACTAGAGCATCTGTAAATGAAACTTCCACTTGAGTTTCATTTCTAGGTGGTCCTAAAACCACAACATTATCTATCTTACCTCTAGGCCCTGATATAGTAACTCTTTCTTTACAAGCATACTGACCTGGTTGAGATAAATCTTTTATTCTAGTAAGCTCATGTCCTTCTCCAAATAATATTTCTATATGCTCCCTAGTTAAATGAACATGTCTACCTGAAGCTTCAACTTCTATAAAAGCTTCATCCTTAACTCTTCTGACTACTTCCTCTATAATGTCCTGTAATAGATTGTCCATAGCTTCCTCCTATTTCTCGTACTTTCCTGTTCTAACTTTAAAGATCATAATCCAAAATACTGAGGATAGTCTATTTAAAGCTCTAATTAAATCTTCTCTCTCAACTTGTCCATATTCACCTTTAAAAGCTTCATAAGCTGAAAGCTCTGTTTCTCTAGTTAAAGTTCTTAAAATATTTAGTGCAGCCACTATTTCACCCATTTCATAAGTTGGCATTTCATGTCCTATACCAAAGTATTTTTTAGGGTTATGTGATTTTTCTCTAAGATCCTTTTCTGTCATTCCTTGAAGAGAAAAACCTTCTAAAGGCTCACTTAAAACCTCACATCTCAATATTCTTCCTATAAGATTTAGTATTTCTTGAAGGTCTTCTACAAGTTTATTCATTCCTTGTTTATGACAAAGAACTTGTGTTTCAACAATTCTTGCTTCAAGAGAATCTATCTTACCTCTAAATATTATTCTCTTATGATCTTTAAATACAAGAAGATTGCCTGTTAGATGAGTCATATGCTCTGGCTTTTCATCTAACTTAGCTCCAAAAACAGTTTCATACTTGTATTCTTTTTCCCTAACGACTTCTCTTATTATCTCTTTAGGTTCTGTTTCTTTATTTAATTTTTCTTCTTCAGAATTAACATAAACTAAATTTATATTATGTTCAGCTAAATAAGACTTTGCAGATGGAGTTATTATTTCTCCCTTTACAACCTTAAATTCTTTTAGAGCTTTTAGGTCTTCTCTACTTAATCTTTTTCTTACCTCACCTTCTGTCAAAACAGCCATTTTATCACATCCCCTATTAGATGTATAAAAGGAGTGCATAAAAGACTCTTTATGCAACCCCTAATTACAACTTTTTATTATTCAGCTTTTGGTGCCTTTGGTAATATAGCATCCACTTCAAAGTGTGGTCTTGGGATTACATGTACTGATATTAAATCTCCAACTCTTTCAGCAGCAGCAGCTCCAGCGTCAGTAGCAGCTTTAACAGCTCCAACATCTCCTCTAACCATAACAGTTACTAATCCTCCACCAACTTGTTCTTTTCCTACTAATTGAACATTTGCAGCCTTAACCATTGCGTCAGCAGCTTCTATTGCTCCTACTAATCCTCTAGTTTCGATCATTCCTAATGCATTTGCGTTTGCCATAACAAATTCCTCCTCAAAATATCCTTCTTAATTTTTTAATTTAGACTTTAATTTGTCTTTAATTTAATTTTAAACCTTTTTAGTTAAAATTTCACATAGAGCTTTTAACTCCAAAATCTTAGTATTAATGTATTTTTACATCTCTTTAATTTGAATTATTTAAAAATTTTATATTTATCTATTAGCCTAAAGAACCTTCCTTTAGACTTTTAATATAGCCTAGTCCTAAGACCTAATTTTCCCAAGACTAAAACATATTAAGCCTTTTTATATCTTTTCATTTCTATGTAATGAAAATTATCTATAATATTAAATAAGTCTTTAATTTATATTAGAATCCAATTATCTTAAAAATTACTTAAGTTCCTCAATAATCTTCTTAACT from Clostridium perfringens carries:
- a CDS encoding cupin domain-containing protein, with the translated sequence MENISKELLEKLVRQIIEEKLAGAGNNDSVDFIRNKDKSGIMSIKLPTVKVDESNRLDTGNPRDVVYTKDLFTLEESPRLGAGIMEMKETTFDWTLNYDEIDYVIEGHLDIIIDGRKISADAGEIILIPKGSKIQFSVPDYARFIYVTYPADWASQA
- the eutD gene encoding ethanolamine utilization phosphate acetyltransferase EutD, producing MDNLLQDIIEEVVRRVKDEAFIEVEASGRHVHLTREHIEILFGEGHELTRIKDLSQPGQYACKERVTISGPRGKIDNVVVLGPPRNETQVEVSFTDALVLGSIPPVKLSGDLENTPEITISTERASIALNRGLMVAKRHIHMTPEDAIKFGVSNNESVKVKVLGKRPLIFDDVIVRVSKDYRTFMHIDYDEANACGFSKGTFALIVGKDEK
- a CDS encoding EutN/CcmL family microcompartment protein → MEIGRVVGNVWATRKDEKLNGQKFLIVKLLISKDKEKEGLFVAADNAGAGIGDIVLITKGGAARQSIGNREVPIDAAIVGIVDSIDIEED
- the eutM gene encoding ethanolamine utilization microcompartment protein EutM, whose translation is MANANALGMIETRGLVGAIEAADAMVKAANVQLVGKEQVGGGLVTVMVRGDVGAVKAATDAGAAAAERVGDLISVHVIPRPHFEVDAILPKAPKAE
- the eutH gene encoding ethanolamine utilization protein EutH, producing the protein MSINEIIVYIMVACMALGAIDKCLGNKFGIGEQFEEGIMAMGSLALAMVGVICLAPVLASVLGPIVTPVFNALGADPAMFAGSILANDMGGAPLAASLAQDPQAGMFSGLIIGAMMGATIVFTIPVSLGIIEKKDYKFLATGILAGIITIPVGAFVGGLVAGFPAMMVLKNLVPIIIFAILIAIGLAFAEEAMIKGFNIFGKIVVIIITLALAAAIIEALTGIVIIPGMNPISEGIEIVGDIAIVLAGAFPLVYIITKVFKKPLMGLGKILGINEIAAAGMIASLANNIPMFGMLKDMDDRGKIINVAFAVSASFVLGDHLGFTAGFNPEMIFPMIVAKLVGGITAVILAMFIAKKTLGKIEEAK
- a CDS encoding ethanolamine utilization microcompartment shell protein, whose amino-acid sequence is MKKSIGALEFRSISKGIEVSNEVVKKAFVEVSYLKSICPGKFFLIVNGDAGEVKEAIEFGEKLGEKYLVGSFIINSIHHDIINALKGKYSQKNIEDKAIGIMETGKVSSGILALDKTLKSSEVNLVKLQLAFGIGGKLVYIVSGDLSSVENGMREGQAILQEKDIINVSIIPFVHSEIAKNLIK
- a CDS encoding TIGR02536 family ethanolamine utilization protein, which gives rise to MKGGKDNMDYEKLVEFLVDEIYKRIQEENSKSNSLEKRKSIVVIGESNVSFYREALKGFDINPLTSECKDCDILLISKLCIKGLSNIAQGTCTTKAENFALEMLLKGKKVYILEDGIEYRKYKNTAPKVLYNKYIKFEEELLAYGIEVIDDLNRISIESKDEKVSFSGIKEEISKNLCLCSENKVEGKKDLDTTAIADEFTINLSNKKLVSESDLRKPHINGVRTLIVDKKAIITPLAKDYIRINNLNVVLS
- a CDS encoding ethanolamine utilization cobalamin adenosyltransferase, whose translation is MAVLTEGEVRKRLSREDLKALKEFKVVKGEIITPSAKSYLAEHNINLVYVNSEEEKLNKETEPKEIIREVVREKEYKYETVFGAKLDEKPEHMTHLTGNLLVFKDHKRIIFRGKIDSLEARIVETQVLCHKQGMNKLVEDLQEILNLIGRILRCEVLSEPLEGFSLQGMTEKDLREKSHNPKKYFGIGHEMPTYEMGEIVAALNILRTLTRETELSAYEAFKGEYGQVEREDLIRALNRLSSVFWIMIFKVRTGKYEK